One window of the Periophthalmus magnuspinnatus isolate fPerMag1 chromosome 17, fPerMag1.2.pri, whole genome shotgun sequence genome contains the following:
- the LOC117385824 gene encoding TIR domain-containing adapter molecule 1-like: MSQRGSGAPGTGVKEVIDLLDKTPLERLRSLTRQLGSSTEEDIVHALCLFILQRQRQGLDKLQTHDDNILAKRLSEKWQQSARNFESFKALCDPFQESESLATLARIFKILTQHGLCDRDVLIMAYTRALPRESSDSDVLEYDLFLEEAKQVCGPEFVDFLSSFNNLNLSPGVRSNSYMGNNSATTGSAQENAKSNVPTSLHSSYPSYPSHLEISEAPTVSASGAKPITPTRLDPAPGKPMQPGQSQSHIVVNPSCQVFGNNLKFMSPQPPADPNSIPEKLFPPPPAAAKAKEETEQEEEEVRFYPFVILHAQQDIELAEAMKERLQGIIQSEGATFSEDFEVPGKSTLKCVEDAIENSAFTLLLLTTNFNSFLEMKTNSALVNSLQNPPKHNTVIPLLPQSNGMPRDELPLVLKTLVPLDENKNFARKIQKAMSPARIKQQKEEWTKKQEMKSRKKKQEKLKCSNQQQQKENEELRNMHGLEQQSRMLLNERYDLLQGERLGPDGRQWQQHPNISIANAQYIIIGDNSQMTVDLSRGDEE, from the coding sequence ATGAGTCAGCGGGGGAGTGGAGCTCCAGGAACAGGAGTGAAAGAGGTGATAGACTTACTAGACAAAACACCTCTAGAGCGACTACGCAGCCTAACACGTCAACTGGGCTCATCCACAGAAGAAGATATTGTGCATGCTCTGTGTCTGTTCATTCTGCAAAGACAGAGGCAGGGTCTGGATAAGCTTCAAACACATGATGATAATATCCTGGCTAAACGTCTGTCTGAGAAATGGCAACAAAGTGCAAGAAACTTTGAATCCTTTAAAGCCCTTTGTGATCCTTTTCAAGAATCTGAATCTTTGGCAACACTGGCACGAATTTTCAAAATCTTAACTCAGCATGGATTGTGTGATAGGGATGTCCTGATTATGGCTTACACAAGAGCACTTCCACGTGAATCGAGTGACTCAGATGTTTTAGAATACGACCTGTTcctggaagaagctaaacaagTTTGCGGACCTGAGTTTGTAGATTTTTTAAGCTCATTTAACAATCTAAATTTATCACCCGGTGTCCGTAGCAACTCATATATGGGGAACAACTCTGCAACAACAGGTTCAGCTCAGGAAAATGCAAAAAGCAATGTGCCAACTTCACTCCATTCTTCATATCCTTCTTATCCATCTCATCTAGAGATTAGTGAGGCCCCCACAGTTAGCGCCAGCGGTGCTAAGCCTATAACACCAACCAGGTTAGATCCTGCTCCTGGAAAACCTATGCAGCCTGGACAATCTCAAAGTCATATCGTTGTGAACCCTAGTTGTCAGGTCTTTGGGAACAATCTGAAGTTCATGAGCCCACAACCACCAGCTGATCCAAACAGTATTCCAGAGAAGTTAtttccaccaccaccagcagcagcaaaagcaaaagaggagacagaacaagaagaagaagaagtcagGTTTTATCCTTTTGTCATTCTGCATGCACAACAAGATATTGAATTGGCAGAGGCAATGAAAGAAAGGCTGCAGGGTATTATTCAAAGTGAAGGGGCAACTTTTTCTGAGGATTTTGAGGTGCCTGGAAAATCCACTCTGAAATGTGTGGAGGATGCCATTGAAAACTCTGCCTTTAccctcctgctcctcaccaCCAACTTCAACAGCTTTCTGGAGATGAAAACCAACTCAGCACTGGTTAACTCCCTCCAGAATCCACCAAAACACAACACCGTGATACCACTCCTGCCGCAAAGCAACGGCATGCCCAGAGACGAATTGCCCTTGGTCCTGAAAACCTTAGTGCCACTGGATGAAAACAAGAACTTTGCCAGGAAAATACAAAAAGCAATGAGTCCTGCAaggataaaacaacaaaaagaggagTGGACGAAAAAGCAAGAGATGAAAAGCCGCAAGAAAAAACAGGAGAAGTTAAAATGCTCCAACCAGCAGCAACAAAAGGAGAATGAGGAGCTAAGGAACATGCACGGTCTAGAGCAACAGAGCCGAATGCTTTTGAATGAGAGGTACGACCTTCTCCAAGGAGAGAGGTTAGGGCCTGATGGGAGACAGTGGCAACAGCACCCAAACATCAGCATTGCCAATGCACAGTATATCATTATTGGGGACAACTCTCAAATGACAGTGGACCTGAGCAGAGGAGACGAGGAATGA